Sequence from the Seonamhaeicola sp. ML3 genome:
AAAACAAACAATTAAACTCAATTGAAAATTAATAATATGCTTTCCATGTTCGTCCATTCTATACACCTTTTCTTTTTGGGTAGCCCACAGTATTAGGGGTACCAATAAACTCCCAAAACCAGTTATGAACAACAATAACTGACTCAAATGGGTTAATACGATTAATTGATTGTCTTGACGCATCATACATTTACTTTTTTGATTGATTACCTGTAGGACGCAAAACGCATTTTAATGTTACAGAATAACGGTATTTAAGTCATGGATTTTCCAGAAACGCTCTCCATTACCAAAAACGGCACATCTATACTAAATGCAAAGGTTTCTAACGCATGCCTTGTAAATAAACGATCTAAGAAGGAGTGTTTTTCGCTTATCATAGCAAGCATTTCAATATCGTTATCAATAATATACTGCCTTACCGTATCAAACATATCCTTTTTATTAACATCAATATAGTCGTGAACTGCCAACGGGAAATGTTCACCAAAAAAATCCATATTCGCCAATTGCTTTTGCACCAGATGGTGCTCATCGGCTACATTCAATACAAATAATTTGGCATTATAAATTTCTAAAATACTTTTTAAAGCTTTAAGTTCTTCAACTTTAAACAAGTTAATATGGTTTGTTGTAAAAGCTATTTTTTTAAGTGGTGTAAATGAACAGCCATCTGGAATGGCCAAAACTGGAACATGACAACGTTGCATTACACGAGCAGTATTACTACCAAAAAGAACCCGTTGTAAGCCCGAAGCCCCTTTGGTACCCATAATGATTAAATCGATATTATACTTACTGGAAATTTGGTTTATAGAATCTATAAAATTATCATAATCAACTATAGAATGAAACGTATGCTTAGCATTTGGTTTCTTGTCTTCAATACCAGTAATGATGTTTGACAAGGATTTTTTGGCCGCATCTATTAAAGTAGCATAAATGGTAGTAGATGATGAAACGGTCATCATATCGTCTGAAATAAATGAAGAAGCCTTTTGTACGTTTAGCACATAAAATTTACAAACCTCATCCTTAAACAACGCTGTGGCATAATGAATAGCATTAACCGAATTTTTAGAAAAATCTGTTGGTAACAAGATGGTTTTCATGGCTAGAACATAATGGTTATCAAGTAAATTTAATTGGTTAATCACTTAAAAACTATGACAATTATCAGCTAGCCAAACAGTTATTAAGAAATCAGAAAAATTAGCATAATAATGTAAAGCATTGTATTTTTCGGCACAATAAATGATTAGTAAAACGTTATAACCTAAAACCATTTTACATGATACGTTGCCTTATTTTACTTATGCTTTTTATGAGCCTCTCGGTTGGTGCCCAGAATACTGCCGTTGGGTATAACGAAAAACTAGTCTACACAGCCTCATACAATATGTCTGGCATTTTAAACGATATTGCAGAAATATCTATGGAAACAAGCCCTGTTAAGACATCGAAAGCAACCTTTTTAAGGTTAAAGTGTAATGCGGCCACCTATAGCCAATGGGATAGCTTTTTCAAAATAAGAGATCTTTATGAAAGTTATGTTAGCCCTAAAACCCTAAAACCCTATGTATACAAACGCAACATAAACGAAGGGGGCTATTATAAGGAAATGAAATACACATTCAGCCATAATACCAATACCATTAAATCGGTTCAAACCAAAAAGAACAACCGCATAGAAAAACGGGATTTTAAGTTTAACACCGGTACGAAAGATATTGTTTCGACTATTTATTCCATAAGGTTACTAGATTTTGAATCGATGGAGGTTGGGCAACGAAAAGTAACAACAATTGTTTTTGACCGAAAGGAAACCAAAGCAACCATTACCTATTTGGGTAAAGAGCAAATAAATACCGCTATAGGAAAAAAGGAGTGTTACAAAATAGCCATTGGAAGCGAATCTAAAATTATTGAAGGAAGTAGAGATAACTTGTTATGGCTCACTGCCGATGCCAATAAAATAATGGTCTACGGAAAATTTAAGATTCCAGTTGGCAATGGGGAATTAAAAATAAAGTCTGCTTCAGGTTTAAAAAATTAATAACATGAAAAAACTGTTTACCATACTCGCAATAATCACCTCGGTACTAGCCATTATCTTGGCCGTATTACCGGTTTTTAACCTAGCTATAATTCCTTCGATTTTTGCTTTAATCTTTGGATTATTAGCTTTTTATTTTTCAAAAAAAACAGGGCAAGTAAAAAAAATAATTCAGTTTACATTTTTATTAACCACCATGGCTCTTGTGCTTACCATTTATAAAGCCATATTTAATACTTCTGAAGTTGCAGATACAACAGGTTTAGAGGCAACAGAGTTACAGTCTGAAGAAGAGGCCATTGAAGACCTCGAAGACCTTGAAATCGATGCTGAACTTGGTGATATCGAATTATAATTAAGCCTTTCCACCGATATTCGTATATTTGACCAGAATTAGACTAATGCGCTTAGTTAGAACACTAACTGTTGTAGTTTTCAGGATTTATCTGGCGTTTAAACAAGATTTATAGTATTAATGAAAATCTTTTGCATTCTCTCAGCATTTGCCCTCGTTGGTACTTGTGCCACGCCAAAATACTCTACTAAAATCAAAAATCTTGAGGACAGTATAACCATAGTAGATAGTGCTACGGTAATACAATATGCAAACACTATAACTGCTAAAGAGTTAAAGACACAACTCTACATGATTTCATCAGATCAATTTGGTGGAAGAGCTCCCGGAACTTATGGACATAAACGAGCCGAAGAGTTTGTAATGTCTTTCTATACAAAAGAAAATATTGCTGGGGCCTATGGCGAAAAGCAATATATTCAAACCGTTCCATCAGAGTTTTTTCAAAATAAAACCAAAACTACCAATAATGTACTTGCCTTTATAGAAGGTTCTGAAAACCCCGAAGAGGTTATTGTTATTTCTGCACACCTAGATCACATTGGGTTGGATAAAAAAGGGAACGTCAATAATGGTGCAGACGACAACGGCTCGGGAACTGTAGCCATGTTACAAATGGCTCAAGCCTTCAACTTAGCTAAAAAAGCTGGTAAAGGCCCTAAAAGAAGTATTCTATTTGCGCATTTTACCGCCGAGGAAATTGGAAAAAAAGGTTCTGAATACTACACGCTTCATCCTGCATTTCCTATTAAAAATACGGTTGCCGATTTAAATATGGACATGATAGGCCGTGTAGACGATTTACACGAAACAGATAAAAACTACTTATACTTAATTGGTTCTGATAGACTGAGCAAGGAATTACACTATATATCCGAAAAAGTAAACAACACCTTCTTTAATATAAACCTAGATTACAAATACAATTCTGTTGGAGATAGAAACGATTATTATTCCAGATCAGACCATTATAATTTTGCCAATAAAGAAGTTCCGGTCATTTTTTACTTTAATGGAATACATGAAGATTATCACAAGCACACAGATACGGCTGAAAAAATAGATTACCTTTTGTTACAAAAACGTGCCCAATTGGTTTTTGCTACGGCTTGGCAAATTGCTAATCAAGAACATCGGGTGGTTCTCGATGAACATAATACATTCTTAAAATAACCCCCACAAACTGCTTTAATAAAGACTTTTTTCGTATTATAGTATAAATCGTGCCTATTATGAAAAAAATCATATTAATACCATTTATTGTCCTCCTAACAATTTCGTGTAGCTCTTCGAAAAACAAAAAGAAAAGCAAGGATAGAGACCCAACAACCTATGCAAATACCATTACTGCAAGTGAGTTAAAAGATATGTTATATATCTATGCTTCCGATGACTATGAAGGCAGAAAAACAGGAGAACCAGGCCAAAAAAAGGCAGTTGAGTTCATTAAAAATCAATATGTTTCCAACGGTATCCCATCACCTATTTCTGAAGACGATTATTTTCAGGAAATACCAGCATCTTATTTTAAAGGACATGTAGGTGCTTCGGAAAACGTTATGGCATATATTAAAGGAAGTGAAAAGCCAGAAGAAGTTATTGTTATTTCAGCCCACTTAGACCATATAGGTGTTTCTGAAAATGGTGAAATTAATAATGGTGCAGATGATGATGGTTCTGGTACTGTAGCTATTCTCGAAATAGCGGAAGCCTTTAAAACAGCAACAGATAAAGGACACGGTCCCAAACGTTCTATTTTATTCCTGCATGTTACAGGAGAGGAAATAGGACTTTACGGATCACGTTATTACACCGATGTAGACCCTATATTTCCTTTAGAGAATACAGTAGCAAATCTTAACATGGATATGATTGGACGAATAGACAAAAAATACAAGTATAACCCCAACTATATTTATTTAATTGGATCGAATAGGCTAAGCGATGAATTACATGACATTTCTGAAGCCATGAACGAAACATACGTTAAACTTAAAATTGACTATACTTATAACGCAAAAACCGACCCAAATCGCTTTTATTTTCGTTCTGATCATTACAATTTTGCCAAAAATAATATTCCCTCAATTTTCTATTTTAATGGCACACACGAAGACTATCACAGACCCACAGACACACCAGATAAGATAGAGTACGAACTCCTGGCCACAAGAGCTAAACTCGTTTTTTACACCGCTTGGGAACTGGCCAACAGAGCAGAACGTATTAAAGTTGATGAGGAAAAGAAATTTTAAAAACCAACAATAACAAAAAAAGCCTTTCGAAATTCGAAAGGCTTTTATTTTGGGTGGAAGACCGGGTTCGAACCGGCGACCTCCGGAACCACAATCCGGCGCTCTAACCAGCTGAGCTACAACCACCATGTAGCTTGCATTTTAAATGCGAGTGCAAATGTAATAGATTTAGCTGTTTCAGCAAAGACTTTTTTAACTTTTTACTACTTTAAATCGTACAGACTCTCTACGGCAGCATAACGCTCTGTGGTAAAGCCCTCTGCATGCTCTGCCCCTATTAAACGCCCTAAATCACGAGCTCTATATTCAACACTGTCTGTAAAATTTTTACTAGAAATTGGTGTTTCAGGCCCTTTATTATTTTCATCGTAAAATTGGGTTTTATAGGCCATAACAGCTGCTATTTTTTTCTCTATAAACCCAGAAACATCAACCACAAAATCTGGTTCTATATTTTTCCACTGGATATAGTGATAAACCTGTTTTGGTCGCCAACAATCCTGTAACGCTTTTTCTGTACCAAATTTAGTTTCAATCTTAACTAATCCGCTTAAGAAACAAGCACTACTAACCAACTCACTCCCTTTAGCATGATCTATATGCCTATCTTCTATGGCATTACATAACACAATATCGGGTTGGTATTTTCTAATTACCTTAATAAGCTCTAATTGATGCTGTTTATCATTTACAAAAAAGCCATCGGCAAATCCCATATTAATACGAATCGAAACACCCAGAATATTTTTAGCCATTTCAGATTCGGCCGCTCTTGTTTCTGCTGTTCCACGAGTACCTAGTTCACCTCGTGTAAGATCTACAATTCCGACCGTTTTACCATTTGCAATTTCTTTAGCTAGTGTAGCACCACAACCTAATTCTACATCATCTGGATGGGCCCCAATAGCCAAAATATCTAATTTCATTGATTGTATTTTATTGTACGTTTAATCGAAAAATTCCTAAAATATTTACAAAATATTCAGAAAATCTTCTGTGATAACTCCCTCGATAAGCATAATAATGCAAAGGAAATTTGTAAACCAACAAAACTTGTAAATACGAAAACGTGTTCGTTAATGGTTTTGTTAATTATTGTAGGCTAAATATAATAATTATTCAAAAATAAAGACTTACTGGAAAGCATGACATTAGTCATAATTAGTAGTTTTACTTGGTAATAATTTTACAGTATCAAAAAAAAGAAAAAAACTAACCGGAAAACCTATTCATTATGTATTTAATGCTCGTAATCTTAGTTATAACCATAGGCCTCTTTGTTTGGGGAAAATTCACCCCGGATATTGTAGCACTTATTTCCATGATAAGTCTTTACCTAACTGGTATTTTAACACCAACTGAAACATTGAGCGGATTTAGTAATCCTACCGTAATTATGATTGCTGCTCTTTTCATAATCGGTGAAGGTATTGCTCAAACTGGCTGGACAGCCATGGCTGGTAAAAAGTTTGTAGAATGGGCAGGCAAAAGTGTACCTAAACTATTGGTTATTGTAAGTTTAGGTGCCGGTGTTTTATCTGGATTTGTAAGTAATACAGGAACGGTAGCTACGCTAATGCCTTTAACTATTTCCTCTGCTTGGAGTATTGGTACTTTACCTTCTAAAATGCTTATGCCTGTAGCTTTTGGTTCTAATACTGGTGGTTTACTAACCCTAACTGGAACACCACCAAATATTATCGCTAGTAATGCGCTTGTTGAAGCTGGCCTTGAAGGATTTTCATTCTTCGAGTTTGGATTAATAGGCTTACCACTTTTAATAATTGCCTTATTATATTTTAGGTATGTAGGCTATAAACTTTTGCCTAATAATAAAACCAATAATAAGCCGGTAGATATTGAGTCTACGCTTCACAACTGGATTGAAGCCTACAAAGTAAATAACGATTACTATAGACTACGTATTAGATCCTTGTCTCCACTTATTGATACAAAA
This genomic interval carries:
- a CDS encoding M28 family metallopeptidase — translated: MKKIILIPFIVLLTISCSSSKNKKKSKDRDPTTYANTITASELKDMLYIYASDDYEGRKTGEPGQKKAVEFIKNQYVSNGIPSPISEDDYFQEIPASYFKGHVGASENVMAYIKGSEKPEEVIVISAHLDHIGVSENGEINNGADDDGSGTVAILEIAEAFKTATDKGHGPKRSILFLHVTGEEIGLYGSRYYTDVDPIFPLENTVANLNMDMIGRIDKKYKYNPNYIYLIGSNRLSDELHDISEAMNETYVKLKIDYTYNAKTDPNRFYFRSDHYNFAKNNIPSIFYFNGTHEDYHRPTDTPDKIEYELLATRAKLVFYTAWELANRAERIKVDEEKKF
- the bshB1 gene encoding bacillithiol biosynthesis deacetylase BshB1, whose protein sequence is MKLDILAIGAHPDDVELGCGATLAKEIANGKTVGIVDLTRGELGTRGTAETRAAESEMAKNILGVSIRINMGFADGFFVNDKQHQLELIKVIRKYQPDIVLCNAIEDRHIDHAKGSELVSSACFLSGLVKIETKFGTEKALQDCWRPKQVYHYIQWKNIEPDFVVDVSGFIEKKIAAVMAYKTQFYDENNKGPETPISSKNFTDSVEYRARDLGRLIGAEHAEGFTTERYAAVESLYDLK
- a CDS encoding universal stress protein → MKTILLPTDFSKNSVNAIHYATALFKDEVCKFYVLNVQKASSFISDDMMTVSSSTTIYATLIDAAKKSLSNIITGIEDKKPNAKHTFHSIVDYDNFIDSINQISSKYNIDLIIMGTKGASGLQRVLFGSNTARVMQRCHVPVLAIPDGCSFTPLKKIAFTTNHINLFKVEELKALKSILEIYNAKLFVLNVADEHHLVQKQLANMDFFGEHFPLAVHDYIDVNKKDMFDTVRQYIIDNDIEMLAMISEKHSFLDRLFTRHALETFAFSIDVPFLVMESVSGKSMT
- a CDS encoding M28 family peptidase — protein: MKIFCILSAFALVGTCATPKYSTKIKNLEDSITIVDSATVIQYANTITAKELKTQLYMISSDQFGGRAPGTYGHKRAEEFVMSFYTKENIAGAYGEKQYIQTVPSEFFQNKTKTTNNVLAFIEGSENPEEVIVISAHLDHIGLDKKGNVNNGADDNGSGTVAMLQMAQAFNLAKKAGKGPKRSILFAHFTAEEIGKKGSEYYTLHPAFPIKNTVADLNMDMIGRVDDLHETDKNYLYLIGSDRLSKELHYISEKVNNTFFNINLDYKYNSVGDRNDYYSRSDHYNFANKEVPVIFYFNGIHEDYHKHTDTAEKIDYLLLQKRAQLVFATAWQIANQEHRVVLDEHNTFLK
- a CDS encoding DUF4870 domain-containing protein: MRQDNQLIVLTHLSQLLLFITGFGSLLVPLILWATQKEKVYRMDEHGKHIINFQLSLIVCFLICIPGILFFGLGLLGFIVLGIFSFIFPIINAIKAGNGEIPSYPLTFNFIK
- a CDS encoding DUF3108 domain-containing protein; translation: MIRCLILLMLFMSLSVGAQNTAVGYNEKLVYTASYNMSGILNDIAEISMETSPVKTSKATFLRLKCNAATYSQWDSFFKIRDLYESYVSPKTLKPYVYKRNINEGGYYKEMKYTFSHNTNTIKSVQTKKNNRIEKRDFKFNTGTKDIVSTIYSIRLLDFESMEVGQRKVTTIVFDRKETKATITYLGKEQINTAIGKKECYKIAIGSESKIIEGSRDNLLWLTADANKIMVYGKFKIPVGNGELKIKSASGLKN
- a CDS encoding FUSC family protein is translated as MKKLFTILAIITSVLAIILAVLPVFNLAIIPSIFALIFGLLAFYFSKKTGQVKKIIQFTFLLTTMALVLTIYKAIFNTSEVADTTGLEATELQSEEEAIEDLEDLEIDAELGDIEL